The Halichoerus grypus chromosome 14, mHalGry1.hap1.1, whole genome shotgun sequence genome contains a region encoding:
- the LOC118529741 gene encoding interferon alpha-1/2-like has product MALPFSFLVALVVLSCSSLCSLGCDLPQNHGLFAWRALTLLGQMKRMSASSCDKYTSDFAFPQEVLDGKQLQKAQALSVVHVMNQKIFHLFCTEASSAAWNETLLEEFCSGLSQQLTDLEACPMQKAEGAETPLMKVDSILRNYFQRISLYLQEKQYSPCAWEIVRAEIMKPLYSSTTLQKRLRSKK; this is encoded by the coding sequence ATggccctgcccttttccttcttGGTGGCCCTGGTGGTGCTCagctgcagctccctctgctctctgggaTGTGACCTGCCGCAGAACCATGGCCTGTTTGCCTGGAGGGCCTTGACGCTCCTGGGACAAATGAAGAGAATGTCTGCTAGCTCTTGTGACAAGTACACAAGTGACTTTGCCTTCCCCCAGGAGGTGCTGGATGGCAAGCAGTTGCAGAAGGCTCAAGCCCTCTCTGTCGTCCATGTGATGAACCAGAAGATCTTCCACCTCTTCTGCACAGAGGCCTCATCTGCTGCTTGGAACGAGACCCTCCTAGAGGAGTTCTGCTCGGGACTTTCTCAGCAGCTGACTGACCTGGAAGCCTGTCCCATGCAGAAGGCGGAGGGGGCAGAGACTCCCCTCATGAAGGTGGACTCCATCCTGAGGAACTACTTCCAAAGAATCTCCCTCTATCTGCAAGAGAAGCAATACAGCCCTTGTGCCTGGGAGATTgtcagagcagaaatcatgaAACCCTTGTATTCATCAACAACCTTGCAAAAAAGATTAAGGAGCAAGAAGTGA
- the LOC118529709 gene encoding interferon alpha-1/2-like: MALPFPFLVALVVLSCNLLCSLGCDLPQNHGLFAWRALTLLGQMKRMSASSCDKYTSNFAFPQEVLDGKQLQKAQALSVVHVMNQKIFHLFCTEASSAAWNETLLEEFCSGLSEQLTDLEACPMQEAEGAETPLMKVDSILRNYFQRISLYLQEKQYSPCAWEIVRAEIMKPLYSSTTLQKRLRSKK; the protein is encoded by the coding sequence ATGGCCCTGCCCTTTCCCTTCTTGGTGGCCCTAGTGGTGCTCAGTTGCAACTTGCTCTGCTCTCTGGGATGTGACCTGCCTCAGAACCATGGCCTGTTTGCCTGGAGGGCCTTGACGCTCCTGGGACAAATGAAGAGAATGTCTGCTAGCTCTTGTGACAAGTACACAAGTAACTTTGCCTTCCCCCAGGAGGTGCTTGATGGCAAGCAGTTGCAGAAGGCTCAAGCCCTCTCTGTCGTCCATGTGATGAACCAGAAGATCTTCCACCTCTTCTGCACAGAGGCCTCATCTGCTGCTTGGAACGAGACCCTCCTAGAGGAATTCTGCTCCGGACTTTCTGAGCAGCTGACCGACCTGGAAGCCTGTCCCATGCAGGAGGCGGAGGGGGCAGAGACTCCCCTCATGAAGGTGGACTCCATCCTGAGGAACTACTTCCAAAGAATCTCCCTCTATCTGCAAGAGAAGCAATACAGCCCTTGTGCCTGGGAGATTgtcagagcagaaatcatgaAACCCTTGTATTCATCAACAACCTTGCAAAAAAGATTAAGGAGCAAGAAGTGA
- the LOC118529742 gene encoding interferon alpha-1/2-like: protein MALPFSFLVALVVLSCSSLCSLGCDLPQNHGLFAWRALTLLGQMKRMSASSCDKYTSDFAFPKEVLDGKQLQKAQALSVVHVMNQKIFHLFCTEASFAAWNETLLEEFCSGLSEQLTDLEACPTQEAGVAETPLMKVDSILRNYFQRISHYLQEKQYSPCAWEIVRAEITSSLFSSTILQERLRSKK from the coding sequence ATggccctgcccttttccttcttGGTGGCCCTGGTGGTGCTCagctgcagctccctctgctctctgggaTGTGACCTGCCTCAGAACCATGGCCTGTTTGCCTGGAGGGCCTTGACGCTCCTGGGACAAATGAAGAGAATGTCTGCTAGCTCTTGTGACAAGTACACAAGTGACTTTGCCTTCCCCAAGGAGGTGCTGGATGGCAAGCAGTTGCAGAAGGCTCAAGCCCTCTCTGTCGTCCATGTGATGAACCAGAAGATCTTCCACCTCTTCTGCACAGAGGCCTCATTTGCTGCTTGGAACGAGACCCTCCTAGAGGAATTCTGCTCCGGACTTTCTGAGCAGCTGACCGACCTGGAAGCCTGTCCCACGCAGGAGGCTGGGGTGGCAGAGACTCCCCTCATGAAGGTGGACTCCATCCTGAGGAACTACTTTCAAAGAATCTCCCACTATCTGCAAGAGAAGCAATACAGCCCTTGTGCCTGGGAGATTGTCAGAGCAGAAATCACGAGCTCCTTGTTTTCATCAACAATCTTGCAAGAAAGATTAAGGAGCAAGAAGTGA